In a single window of the Mucilaginibacter defluvii genome:
- a CDS encoding Crp/Fnr family transcriptional regulator: MTDFTSLATHIQKRIRVADDELDEFCQSFKLVKVKKRQFIVQPEFVAKYRFYVVQGSFRAYVIGDEGQEHTIQFAIDDWWISDYNSYIFQQPASMFVMALEDSVVLQISYEAEQELKKRKHIYETFFRILAENTAAHMARRVIVNLTKTAEQRYELFLERYPAIVSKVPQYALASFLGMTTEYLSKLRNKRVSRES, from the coding sequence ATGACAGATTTTACCTCACTTGCAACACATATTCAGAAACGCATCAGAGTAGCCGATGACGAACTTGATGAGTTCTGCCAAAGCTTTAAACTAGTTAAAGTTAAGAAACGGCAGTTCATTGTCCAGCCTGAATTTGTCGCTAAATACAGATTCTATGTCGTTCAGGGAAGTTTCAGGGCATATGTCATAGGCGATGAGGGGCAGGAGCATACCATACAATTCGCCATAGATGATTGGTGGATATCCGATTATAACAGCTATATTTTTCAGCAGCCTGCATCCATGTTTGTGATGGCCTTGGAGGACAGCGTAGTGCTACAGATCAGTTACGAAGCAGAACAAGAACTTAAAAAACGCAAGCATATATATGAAACCTTCTTCCGCATATTGGCAGAGAACACTGCCGCTCATATGGCGCGCAGGGTTATCGTAAATCTGACCAAAACGGCTGAACAACGCTATGAACTTTTTCTGGAGCGTTATCCTGCCATTGTAAGTAAAGTGCCGCAATACGCCCTGGCATCTTTTCTCGGCATGACTACCGAGTACCTTTCCAAACTCCGGAATAAGCGGGTATCTCGGGAAAGTTAA
- a CDS encoding DUF5694 domain-containing protein codes for MKYLIFLLLLISIKARAQQVDILIIGVSHNYSKCPTQDLSGIYAKIRNFQPDAFFGEFLSKEDERLVMDYWCKQDNIKRLTILKSNRKIAADLLPKTIDSLKKLALLKPQDYRVKTDLAYAYYLDQDVANGHYQFWQVFDQLQKKPDANLEKYVNEVLSPRSDTTGRSMKRLKTSEYALIAFPMMQELGIRELLAMDCQDYDLNWGAAWAAFDAKYNLLKKDTSSAAGKKLRSQLSEMINGFEKYQKIENSSKNLTEWLNTDEAAAISASGDFYLPEMYDLKNFPKEEMLSKIHWWIMRNKGMCDNVVNRAIKAGAKKVVVIAGANHRKYMQDIFRSKPNVRIRNINEIK; via the coding sequence ATGAAGTATTTAATTTTTTTGCTCTTATTAATATCCATTAAAGCACGTGCTCAGCAGGTGGATATACTCATTATCGGCGTTTCCCATAATTACAGCAAATGCCCTACACAAGATCTTTCCGGTATCTACGCCAAGATCAGGAACTTTCAACCGGACGCTTTTTTCGGCGAATTTTTAAGCAAGGAAGACGAGCGTCTGGTGATGGATTACTGGTGTAAACAGGACAATATAAAGCGATTAACTATCTTGAAAAGCAACCGTAAAATCGCAGCTGATTTGCTGCCAAAGACCATCGACAGCTTAAAAAAGCTCGCCTTGCTTAAACCTCAGGATTACCGGGTTAAGACTGATCTGGCCTACGCTTATTACCTGGATCAGGACGTGGCCAACGGGCATTACCAGTTCTGGCAGGTGTTCGACCAGCTTCAAAAAAAGCCCGACGCTAATCTGGAGAAGTATGTTAATGAAGTTCTTAGCCCCCGATCAGATACCACCGGGCGAAGTATGAAAAGGTTGAAAACTTCTGAATATGCACTGATCGCATTCCCGATGATGCAGGAACTGGGAATACGTGAATTGCTGGCGATGGACTGCCAGGACTATGACCTCAACTGGGGTGCAGCCTGGGCAGCCTTTGACGCAAAATACAATTTATTGAAAAAAGACACTTCTTCCGCGGCCGGTAAAAAATTAAGATCGCAACTATCTGAAATGATTAATGGTTTTGAAAAATATCAAAAAATAGAAAATTCTTCTAAAAACCTAACCGAGTGGCTGAATACTGATGAGGCCGCTGCAATTTCCGCTTCAGGAGATTTTTATTTGCCAGAAATGTATGATCTAAAGAACTTCCCTAAAGAAGAAATGCTATCGAAAATACACTGGTGGATCATGAGAAATAAGGGGATGTGCGATAATGTGGTTAACCGGGCGATAAAGGCAGGTGCAAAAAAAGTAGTTGTAATAGCAGGGGCCAATCACCGGAAATACATGCAGGATATTTTCAGATCCAAGCCAAATGTTAGGATTCGGAATATCAATGAGATCAAATGA
- a CDS encoding condensation domain-containing protein: protein MKNQQNRTLGAFEKTFWLLDQIDSKDFALAADIDGIEPVTAWQQAIRSAQLRHPNLSVRIVQDQFSRPALEHVDQLPIPIRVLNVDKDYRWEQEVEKELAVRFITAEGPLLRVVLIQKPASTVLILAAHHAVADGTSLSYLIRDILTAVSGNELPAMNPQPSNDESLGLPEDVITALSDKQYIWTDQNKAVAPKVLSIRVNKEITDKLIDKAREEKTTVHGALCATVLILSRKMRSEWSDKKIEMISPICARRPLGLDDNYGLNITTHAVYFEGEQNLSFWNVARLAKDGLSGTNTEEHVKNYINFFRGIAFNSADIQQMIDILKNAFNHEIMVTNLGKIRYSTEFGKLKLKAVYGPMVRSGKGKEQTIGVITSNGSLCFTNTSDNPIDGLLEKMVKMITVACETAADVVV, encoded by the coding sequence ATGAAAAATCAACAAAATCGCACCCTGGGTGCATTCGAAAAAACCTTCTGGCTTTTAGATCAGATAGATTCTAAAGACTTTGCATTGGCCGCTGATATTGACGGCATTGAACCAGTTACTGCCTGGCAGCAGGCCATAAGATCCGCACAATTGCGACATCCAAATCTGTCAGTGCGAATCGTTCAAGACCAGTTTTCCAGGCCCGCACTGGAGCATGTTGACCAGTTGCCTATCCCGATCAGGGTTTTAAATGTGGATAAAGACTACCGCTGGGAACAGGAAGTGGAAAAAGAACTTGCTGTTAGATTTATTACGGCAGAAGGTCCGCTTTTACGGGTAGTGCTTATTCAGAAACCTGCTTCCACGGTCTTGATATTGGCGGCCCATCATGCAGTTGCGGATGGAACCTCGCTAAGTTACTTGATTCGTGATATTTTGACCGCTGTTAGTGGAAACGAATTACCGGCAATGAACCCTCAGCCGTCGAACGACGAAAGCCTTGGACTTCCTGAAGATGTAATTACTGCTCTTTCGGACAAGCAATATATATGGACCGATCAAAATAAAGCGGTTGCACCTAAAGTTTTAAGTATAAGAGTAAACAAGGAAATTACTGATAAACTTATTGATAAGGCACGGGAAGAAAAGACAACGGTACATGGTGCCCTTTGTGCTACTGTATTGATCTTATCAAGAAAAATGCGTTCTGAATGGTCTGACAAAAAAATTGAAATGATCTCTCCGATATGCGCCCGACGACCGCTTGGTCTGGATGATAATTACGGCTTAAATATTACTACACATGCGGTATATTTTGAAGGAGAGCAAAACCTGTCTTTTTGGAACGTTGCACGCCTGGCTAAAGACGGACTGTCCGGAACAAATACGGAAGAACATGTAAAAAATTATATTAACTTTTTTAGAGGTATCGCCTTCAACAGTGCCGACATACAACAGATGATCGACATTTTGAAAAATGCTTTCAATCATGAGATCATGGTTACTAATCTCGGGAAAATCAGATACAGCACTGAATTCGGTAAATTGAAATTAAAGGCAGTTTACGGACCTATGGTGCGCTCTGGCAAAGGTAAAGAACAAACTATTGGCGTGATCACAAGCAATGGCTCACTTTGCTTCACCAATACGAGTGATAATCCGATCGATGGTCTTTTAGAAAAGATGGTAAAAATGATCACAGTAGCTTGTGAAACGGCAGCCGATGTAGTGGTCTAA
- a CDS encoding CoA-binding protein, with product MNHKKTIILGATTEPGRYANLAANRLVKLGYTIVNVGLKSGDVAGVNIEKPEIIHNDIDTISLYINPLNQATLYDYILLTNPKRIIFNPGAENPVLELLARKRGIQTEIACTLVLLNTGQY from the coding sequence ATGAACCACAAAAAAACAATAATACTCGGTGCTACAACAGAACCAGGCAGGTATGCCAATCTTGCAGCTAACCGGCTTGTTAAACTAGGATATACGATTGTAAATGTTGGCCTCAAATCAGGGGATGTAGCTGGCGTAAACATTGAAAAGCCGGAGATCATTCACAATGACATTGACACGATCTCACTTTATATCAATCCGCTAAATCAAGCTACGCTGTACGATTATATCCTCCTGACGAATCCTAAACGCATTATATTCAATCCCGGCGCAGAAAACCCGGTACTTGAGCTGCTTGCACGTAAAAGAGGTATTCAAACCGAGATAGCATGTACACTGGTATTGCTCAACACAGGGCAATATTGA
- a CDS encoding alpha/beta hydrolase — protein MKTLISTIALLIALTFQSVNAQVKRTPASAGRAEYIEVEKGVKLHITDLGNGQPIVLIHGWPLNDAMYEYQYQYLVHKGFRVIGISLRGFGKSDRPYGKYDFDVFSDDIKVVLEKLKIENAVLGGFSMGGAVVTHYAAKYNGAHISKLALFGAAAPSWKQRADYPYGITDEGAADLIKTIETNRQQLIEGFGKGFGATDTSLSAPAANWLASISADASPYATAHAIMALRDLDLRPALGKIKIPVAIFHGTKDRLCDFVFAEQLHKGLKNSYIVKFENSGHALFIEEMDKFNTELEKFARS, from the coding sequence ATGAAAACACTTATCTCCACCATCGCCCTTTTAATTGCACTAACTTTTCAAAGCGTTAATGCCCAGGTAAAAAGAACACCCGCCTCAGCCGGACGTGCCGAGTATATTGAAGTAGAAAAAGGCGTAAAGCTACATATCACCGATCTGGGTAATGGGCAACCGATCGTGCTCATCCACGGCTGGCCTCTTAACGATGCGATGTATGAGTATCAATATCAGTACCTGGTGCACAAAGGCTTTAGAGTAATAGGTATCTCCCTGAGAGGTTTCGGCAAATCAGACCGGCCTTACGGCAAATATGATTTTGATGTTTTCTCTGACGACATTAAAGTTGTACTCGAAAAATTAAAAATTGAAAATGCAGTGCTGGGCGGGTTCTCGATGGGTGGCGCAGTGGTGACCCACTATGCAGCAAAGTATAACGGCGCGCACATCAGTAAGCTTGCACTATTCGGTGCTGCAGCACCGTCATGGAAACAACGCGCAGATTATCCTTACGGCATTACCGATGAGGGAGCAGCCGACCTGATCAAAACCATAGAAACCAACAGGCAACAACTGATCGAAGGATTTGGCAAAGGGTTCGGCGCAACTGATACCAGCCTTTCAGCACCTGCCGCCAACTGGCTGGCCAGCATCAGCGCTGATGCATCGCCTTATGCTACTGCACATGCGATCATGGCATTGCGCGACCTGGATCTGCGTCCGGCATTAGGCAAGATCAAGATTCCGGTAGCCATCTTCCATGGCACAAAAGATAGACTGTGTGACTTTGTATTTGCTGAGCAACTGCACAAAGGCCTGAAGAACTCATACATCGTAAAATTCGAGAACAGCGGTCACGCTTTGTTTATCGAAGAGATGGATAAGTTCAATACAGAACTGGAAAAATTCGCCAGATCTTAA
- a CDS encoding helix-turn-helix domain-containing protein — MTKNIFDASLKTIGLLHVNNESLELINSDAYKAYIKAMYLPKGCKIKVDFHVYQTDGPALFFISPNQVLSIQNMCSESGYFIFYNRDFYCIQIHDEEVACDGLLFNNINNMPMTAVPDQEAMFIKYLFTQLESEFLLKESSHEEMLRTYLKQLLIKSTRLWKQQHLGGALTDQNNDPDAFRHFTQLVEAHYKQKHTVADYADLMLVAPKTLTHKFKRMNLPPPNEVIKNRIILEAKRLLVHTAMTAKEIAYELGYDDPAYFSRLFFIKTGDSPSAFKAKYLGQRNAEETNTVKLKEL; from the coding sequence ATGACAAAAAATATATTTGATGCCAGCTTGAAAACCATTGGCCTTTTGCATGTAAACAACGAGAGTCTTGAACTGATCAATTCTGACGCTTATAAAGCTTATATCAAGGCAATGTACTTACCCAAGGGTTGTAAAATAAAAGTAGACTTTCATGTTTACCAAACGGATGGCCCCGCTTTGTTTTTCATAAGCCCGAACCAGGTGCTAAGTATTCAGAATATGTGCAGCGAGTCCGGGTATTTTATATTTTATAACCGGGACTTTTATTGTATCCAGATACACGATGAAGAAGTAGCTTGTGATGGCCTGTTATTCAATAACATCAACAATATGCCAATGACTGCAGTTCCTGATCAGGAGGCCATGTTCATTAAGTATTTATTTACCCAGTTGGAGAGTGAGTTTTTGCTGAAGGAATCCTCCCATGAAGAAATGCTTCGCACGTATCTGAAACAGTTGCTCATTAAGTCAACGCGGTTATGGAAACAACAGCATCTTGGCGGAGCACTTACCGACCAAAATAATGACCCGGATGCATTCCGACACTTTACTCAACTGGTAGAAGCCCATTACAAACAAAAACATACCGTAGCAGATTATGCTGATCTGATGCTCGTTGCACCTAAGACACTTACACACAAATTCAAAAGGATGAATCTTCCTCCGCCAAATGAAGTGATCAAAAATCGCATCATTTTGGAAGCTAAGCGACTTTTAGTCCATACGGCTATGACGGCTAAGGAGATCGCCTATGAACTGGGATACGATGACCCGGCTTATTTCAGCCGGCTGTTTTTTATTAAGACCGGTGACTCACCATCTGCATTTAAAGCTAAATATCTTGGGCAGCGCAATGCTGAGGAGACCAATACCGTTAAACTTAAAGAATTATAA
- a CDS encoding helix-turn-helix domain-containing protein, whose product MYVKKIAPSLNCGLDLIGEVLYGKWKIRILWFIHQGHLRPSELQRKIPDATRRVLNVQLKELEDHELVTRTIYPVMPPKVEYGLTEFGKTLIPLIGSIGLWGDEHQERLRRVILKQNALSVSEPEVDEILS is encoded by the coding sequence ATGTACGTTAAAAAGATCGCCCCGTCTCTTAATTGCGGCCTTGACCTGATAGGTGAGGTGCTGTATGGCAAATGGAAGATCCGCATCCTGTGGTTTATTCATCAAGGCCACTTACGGCCCAGTGAATTGCAGCGGAAGATACCCGACGCAACACGCCGGGTGCTTAATGTACAGTTGAAAGAGTTGGAAGATCATGAACTGGTGACCAGAACCATCTATCCGGTAATGCCTCCCAAAGTAGAATATGGTCTTACAGAATTCGGCAAAACGTTGATCCCCTTGATTGGATCCATCGGCCTTTGGGGCGACGAACATCAGGAGCGACTACGCAGGGTTATTTTAAAACAAAATGCACTATCAGTAAGCGAACCGGAAGTCGATGAGATATTAAGCTGA
- a CDS encoding SDR family oxidoreductase, which yields MTQEINYSNELSGKIALVTGGTKGAGKAIADRLLQAGATVIITARNTPEQENSSLHFIPSDLSKAEDTQKVISEVLSKYGRLDILINNLGASSTPAGGFAALNDEDWLSTLQANLLAPVRLDRGFLPQMIEQKSGVIIHIASIQGILPLYDSTLPYAASKAALINYSKSLSKEVTPKGVRVLTVSPGWINTAASVAFLGEIARNANSTVEEAQQGVMDALGGIPYGRPAEPEEVAELVGFLVSPRANYLTGTNFVIDGGTVPTI from the coding sequence ATGACACAAGAAATCAATTACAGTAATGAATTATCCGGAAAGATCGCCTTGGTAACAGGTGGTACTAAAGGCGCCGGAAAGGCTATTGCAGATAGACTATTACAGGCTGGTGCAACGGTCATTATAACTGCGAGGAACACTCCGGAACAAGAGAACAGCAGCCTGCATTTTATCCCTTCGGATCTGAGCAAGGCAGAAGATACGCAAAAAGTGATCAGCGAAGTGCTGTCAAAATATGGCAGGCTGGATATCCTGATTAATAACCTTGGTGCTTCATCCACACCTGCCGGTGGTTTTGCTGCATTGAATGATGAGGATTGGTTATCAACCCTGCAAGCTAATTTACTGGCTCCTGTCAGGCTTGACAGGGGATTTTTACCGCAAATGATCGAGCAGAAAAGCGGTGTTATAATTCATATCGCTTCCATTCAGGGTATATTGCCGCTTTACGATTCTACCTTGCCGTATGCAGCTTCAAAAGCAGCACTGATCAATTATAGTAAAAGTTTATCAAAAGAAGTTACACCAAAAGGAGTCCGCGTGCTGACGGTTTCGCCGGGATGGATCAATACCGCAGCATCGGTAGCCTTTTTGGGCGAAATTGCAAGAAATGCAAATAGCACGGTAGAAGAAGCGCAGCAAGGTGTGATGGATGCATTGGGTGGCATACCTTACGGCAGGCCCGCCGAGCCGGAGGAAGTAGCCGAGCTGGTTGGCTTCCTGGTATCACCGAGGGCCAATTACTTAACAGGAACAAATTTCGTTATTGACGGGGGGACAGTACCAACCATTTAA
- a CDS encoding nuclear transport factor 2 family protein, whose product MELPQLVAQFVETQNTYDSEAYKECFTETAIVHDEGKVHTGKEEIRAWIEDANDRYKSVMKPLQYDESGSNGVLTAEVSGTFPGSPIVLKFHLGLKNDLIDSLKVTG is encoded by the coding sequence ATGGAATTACCGCAATTAGTAGCGCAATTTGTAGAAACACAGAACACTTACGACAGCGAAGCGTACAAAGAGTGTTTTACCGAGACCGCCATCGTTCATGACGAAGGCAAGGTCCATACTGGTAAAGAAGAGATACGGGCATGGATCGAAGATGCTAATGATAGATATAAATCTGTCATGAAACCGCTTCAATACGATGAGTCGGGCTCGAACGGTGTATTAACCGCCGAGGTTTCAGGTACATTTCCCGGAAGCCCGATCGTACTAAAATTTCATTTAGGCCTAAAGAATGATCTCATCGATTCTTTGAAGGTGACCGGGTAA
- a CDS encoding MFS transporter: METDTVDPRRWMALAVLLTGTLLPPLDFFIVNVALPTIRTDLHASTGDSQLVVSVYAAAYAVTLILGGRLGDIYGRKRVFIFGMLGFGVTSALCGFAPSPAILVAGRLLQGVAAAIMGPQSLASIHALFPPKEKNRALSFYGATFGLASVAGQLLGGVLVSADLFGLGWRSVFLINLPVVVLAIPAALIFLKENRAEKSDVLDVPGAILLAAGLLAFVLPLIGGRENHWPWWCLILLIISVPLLLAFWYYEKKKESRDASPLVYPSLFMKSGLRRNLAAAFFFYALASFFLIFAVYEQDALGHDTLATGLAILPLGIGFFLGPWCSPAIVSRLGSRTAAFGMILEITGLIFTVGLSLNGITSYLFLPLFIIGLGQGIAIPALVRLNVDQVDPRFSGLAAGLVSATFQISAAVFVALIGGLFFTLAQDGANASEIQFSFGIAISVIGFSLAAAAMLCWKR, encoded by the coding sequence ATGGAAACAGATACTGTTGACCCTCGCCGGTGGATGGCGCTGGCGGTATTGTTGACCGGCACATTATTACCGCCGCTTGATTTTTTTATCGTTAATGTAGCGCTGCCAACTATTCGGACAGACCTCCATGCATCCACCGGGGATTCCCAGTTGGTGGTATCGGTCTACGCTGCTGCGTATGCCGTCACATTAATACTGGGTGGCCGGTTAGGGGATATATATGGAAGAAAGCGGGTGTTCATTTTCGGCATGCTCGGTTTCGGCGTTACATCTGCTTTATGCGGCTTTGCACCATCGCCGGCCATATTAGTAGCCGGCAGGTTGTTACAAGGCGTGGCGGCAGCCATCATGGGTCCGCAATCGCTGGCATCCATACATGCCCTTTTTCCTCCAAAAGAAAAGAACCGGGCATTGAGCTTTTATGGCGCAACTTTTGGACTGGCATCCGTGGCCGGACAGTTGTTGGGAGGTGTGCTGGTATCGGCTGACCTATTCGGCCTGGGCTGGCGAAGTGTGTTTCTCATCAACTTGCCGGTAGTTGTTCTTGCCATACCGGCCGCCTTAATCTTCCTAAAAGAAAATCGTGCTGAAAAGTCCGATGTACTGGACGTTCCGGGTGCCATATTACTCGCTGCCGGACTGCTGGCATTCGTGCTTCCGCTTATAGGGGGTCGTGAAAATCACTGGCCATGGTGGTGCTTGATCTTGCTGATCATAAGTGTCCCTTTGCTATTGGCATTTTGGTATTATGAAAAAAAGAAGGAATCCAGAGATGCCTCGCCGTTGGTGTACCCATCTTTATTCATGAAGAGCGGATTAAGACGGAATCTGGCTGCAGCCTTCTTTTTTTATGCCCTGGCTTCTTTTTTCTTGATCTTTGCAGTGTATGAGCAGGATGCTCTGGGGCACGACACGCTGGCGACAGGTTTGGCCATTTTACCGCTGGGAATCGGTTTTTTTCTTGGTCCATGGTGCAGTCCCGCAATAGTTAGCCGGCTTGGTTCCCGAACGGCAGCATTCGGAATGATCCTTGAGATTACCGGACTCATTTTCACTGTTGGACTTTCCCTAAATGGAATTACGTCATATCTTTTTCTGCCGCTTTTTATTATAGGGCTTGGACAAGGAATTGCCATCCCGGCGCTAGTGCGCTTGAACGTTGACCAGGTTGATCCACGCTTCTCAGGTTTGGCGGCAGGTCTGGTAAGTGCCACTTTTCAAATAAGCGCTGCCGTCTTCGTTGCGTTGATCGGTGGGCTCTTTTTTACGCTCGCACAGGACGGCGCAAACGCGTCGGAAATTCAATTTAGTTTTGGCATAGCCATTTCAGTCATCGGATTTTCTTTAGCAGCGGCAGCGATGCTATGTTGGAAACGTTAG
- a CDS encoding SDR family NAD(P)-dependent oxidoreductase, protein MKKLANKVALVTGGSRGIGAAIVQRLASEGASVAFTYTSDSSAEKASAIVADIQASGGRALAIKADSRQPEAVTGAVKATVNEFGGLDILVSNAGIFFAKDVSELSVSDYDEMMDINVKAVYVAALEAIKYLKQGSRIITIGSNMGDTAIMPQTLLYTMSKSALQGFTRALARDLGPKGISVTLVQPGPTTTDMNPDNTEFSDFLRSRMAMPEYGTAENIGALVAFLAGEESKYITGSFITADSGFNA, encoded by the coding sequence ATGAAAAAATTAGCGAACAAAGTAGCATTAGTTACCGGGGGAAGCCGCGGTATAGGAGCTGCCATAGTACAACGATTAGCATCTGAAGGAGCCAGTGTGGCATTCACTTACACCAGCGATAGTTCTGCTGAAAAAGCCAGTGCAATAGTTGCCGACATCCAGGCGTCAGGTGGTCGCGCTTTGGCTATAAAAGCCGACAGCCGCCAACCGGAGGCGGTAACCGGAGCTGTAAAAGCAACCGTAAACGAATTCGGCGGATTGGATATCCTGGTCAGCAACGCCGGCATATTTTTCGCCAAAGATGTCAGCGAACTGAGCGTAAGCGATTATGACGAAATGATGGATATCAATGTCAAAGCTGTCTATGTAGCGGCATTGGAAGCTATTAAGTATCTCAAGCAAGGTAGCCGCATCATCACTATTGGTAGTAATATGGGCGATACCGCCATCATGCCGCAGACCCTATTATATACCATGAGCAAATCTGCATTACAAGGCTTTACCCGGGCATTAGCACGCGACCTTGGACCTAAGGGGATTTCTGTAACCCTTGTTCAGCCTGGGCCGACAACTACCGATATGAATCCTGATAATACGGAGTTTTCAGACTTTTTGCGCTCTAGAATGGCAATGCCTGAATATGGAACTGCCGAAAATATTGGTGCATTAGTGGCCTTCCTGGCTGGTGAGGAGAGTAAATATATTACCGGATCATTCATTACCGCAGACAGTGGTTTTAACGCCTGA
- a CDS encoding winged helix-turn-helix transcriptional regulator yields the protein MRKETSTNSINERRITDSCGMANTLRIIGGRWKPAILCRLMHGTMRYNELKKSIEGISERMLVAQLRELEQDGIIARVVYPEVPPRVEYHTTDLGKTMHDVINAMADWGHMYRTVTEQKLAVQEALL from the coding sequence ATGAGAAAAGAAACTTCAACAAACTCCATAAATGAAAGACGGATAACCGACAGTTGTGGGATGGCTAATACACTGCGCATCATTGGCGGTCGCTGGAAGCCAGCTATTTTATGTCGTTTAATGCACGGAACAATGCGTTATAACGAACTAAAGAAGTCAATCGAAGGGATATCTGAACGTATGCTGGTCGCGCAACTGCGTGAATTGGAACAAGATGGCATTATTGCGAGGGTAGTTTACCCTGAAGTGCCGCCAAGGGTGGAATACCATACAACTGATTTAGGAAAAACGATGCATGATGTGATCAACGCTATGGCTGACTGGGGACACATGTATAGGACCGTAACTGAGCAAAAGCTTGCTGTTCAGGAAGCGCTACTCTAA
- a CDS encoding Crp/Fnr family transcriptional regulator, which produces MFEVFEKYLRGFAEVSNEEMARIEQAAQIKKIRKWQSVLHDGEVWRSMCFIADGCCRLYRYDKNGTDHTVRFGVEHWWMTDPESYNNGTPSDYNIEALSASTLIIWNKDDWEKLMNDIPAFKLFFDRLNAKAFEMSQRRIFSLISSPAEERYLEYQKTYPKVFNKVPLHMVASYLGISRETLSRVRKDFVKRNKNPSV; this is translated from the coding sequence ATGTTCGAGGTCTTCGAAAAATATCTGCGCGGGTTTGCTGAGGTCTCCAACGAGGAAATGGCCCGGATCGAACAGGCTGCACAAATAAAAAAGATCCGCAAATGGCAATCAGTTTTGCACGATGGCGAAGTTTGGAGATCCATGTGCTTTATTGCTGACGGCTGTTGCAGGCTCTATCGTTACGATAAGAATGGCACCGACCATACTGTCCGTTTTGGTGTTGAGCACTGGTGGATGACTGACCCTGAAAGTTATAACAACGGCACACCCTCCGATTATAATATTGAAGCATTATCAGCCAGCACGCTGATCATCTGGAATAAAGATGACTGGGAGAAGCTAATGAACGATATCCCGGCGTTTAAACTATTTTTTGACCGTTTGAATGCAAAAGCGTTCGAAATGAGTCAACGACGCATCTTTTCGCTGATCAGCAGCCCCGCTGAAGAACGATACCTGGAGTATCAAAAAACATATCCAAAAGTTTTCAATAAAGTCCCTTTACACATGGTAGCGTCTTATCTGGGTATCTCCAGGGAAACGCTCAGCCGGGTTCGGAAAGATTTCGTAAAGCGAAATAAAAACCCTTCGGTTTGA